The sequence AGGCACAGCAGTGCCAGGGTGACTACGAAGGGAAACTGAATCCTGAAGTCCCTGGTGTAACCTGGGAGCTCAGGCTTTGAGGCACTCCTCGCACACAGCCTTCTTGCAGCAGGGCAGGGGCTTGATGGGCTTGTCTTCCAGGCACACGGGGCACATCAGCACCATGAGGGGCGCATAGGCATCCCCTACCCTGCCCAGGCCAGAATAGGGTGGAGCTCCTAACAGGCCTCGCAGGGAGAATGGCTCCAGCGCCAGGTAGAACTCCAGCTCAATGCTGCCAATGTCGGGAGAAAGGGGGTCAGCCAGGAGgggcagcctggggctggggaaggaggacgGAGGGTTGGAGGGGTTGGGCACCTGCGGAGCCCAAGTGGCGAAAGCTGTTCGGTGGTGGGGACCTCGGGCAGGTCACTCTCCACGCAGTACACTGAGCAAAAGACTTGTCTCTTGGCCGGGGGCAGGCACCGCTGACCCAGCACGTCCAGGACCACTCCATCGGGAGCCAGGCGAGGGTCCTGGGCTCCGTCTCCTCCACGGGGGCGCGCCTCCTGCTGTTCATCCCCTCCCTCTTTTTGtccccagcttcctcctcctgctccagctgcaGTTGCAAAGTCTGGGGATTGAGGGGACCGGTGAGTGCCAGTCCCGCGGGCTGCCCCAGTGCGTGGCTCTTCCTCCACTCCGGGGCTCCATGGTTCCTCAAGGGCCCCAGGGCACTCGTGTCCGCACATCCTGAGTCCCTTCCGCAGTCGCCGCCACTCGACTCCGAAAGGAGTCGCGCAGTCCAGGCGCTGTCCCCGCCCCCGCGGCCTCGGGGGCTTGGGGTGGCCCGCGGCGCTCGCGTCCGGCCCCGTGCCTCCTGGGGCCCACCGCTGCTCACCGTGCCCTGCTCCTCACCCATCGCGGCCCGCGCCGCCGCTGCCCATCCAGCCGCCAGGACCCCCACCCGGCGCCGGCGGGCAGCGGGGGCAGCGGCTCCGCTCGACTCGCGGCTCCGCTTCTGCTTCCGGGTCCCTCCTGCGGGGCTGGGACGCCCCAAACTCCCTCCGGGGAGCCCGTGCTCCGGGCTGCGGTGCCTGGGGAGCCGGGCGCCACCCGCCGCTCCTCTTCCTCGTCCTCTGGCGCAGCCAGGCACCGCCTCGGGGGCCCGGGGGCGCCCACCCCACATGCCGGTTGGGGCGGTGCCGCGGTTCCCTCGAGCCCAGGCGGGGcaagccctttttgttttatattttgagacagggtcttgctaagttgcccagattggtctcaaacttgtaatcctcctgcctcagcctcccaagttcctagGGTTACAGATGGGTGCCAACTTGCCCTGCTGACCAAAACTTTCTTGAAAAAGGAGCATTACAAACtagaaaaaagtgttcaaacCAAAAGAGGACTTCAACATACAGGCTGGTCCTCTGGAGGGGAAAACGGAACATGTAGGGTACAAGAGTGAGTCACAGGACTCACTCAAGGCCAAGAGACTTCACTGAACAAATCCTTGGCCACAAGGGGTAGAAGATAGCCAGCTGCCTGCAGGGGTGTGGCTGAGACAGGCAGTATGCAGGGCCACAGAGcactgggggggtggggggggactTGCAGATGCACACAGCAGGAGCTCCTGGAGATATATCAGACAACCTGACTTGTTGGAAGAACTAAACCAGGCCAGCGACGACAGGGCCAAGGCtggcaggctgcctgggcccacaTGAGGAGCCTGGGTTTCACCTGAGCAGCACTAGGCAATGAGTAAGAGAGCTTAAGGAAGGAACGGTGGCACAGATCTGTATTTTTAAGATCATTTTGGTTTGCTATGTGGTGAAACTGCAATGTATCACTGCAGAAATACCACAAAATAATCTCAAATTAAGATGGCTGGGTTTAGGGAGCAGCTTAGTGGTGCAGCATGTTtagcaagcccaaggccctgggtccagttGATTTCCAGTgccaaacaacaacaactacaacaaaaaacaaatgaaaaggacaGTAAAAGGAAAAgggttttataaaaagaaatctccTTACTGACTGTACCTCTGCAGCCATGTGAGATTTTTACTGAAGTCAATCATGACTGAATATATCATCGTTTCTATTAATAGTGAGGGTTCAGGTCACTCTACGGGTCACCCAGGGTGAAGTCGAGGGTCTCTGGGACATCTGCAGGCCTTGTGGGTCAAGGAGAATAAATGATGAAAGCCATGCTTGTGCTCTGTTTCTAAATCAACTAACGGAATTGTTTCCACTGGTCAGGACGACATGCACAGTTCAATGTTCACCTCTGAACCCACAAGACAGACAAAGCCTACTTTTCTGTGACCCCTACAGTTGATGACAATGAGGCTGATGAACCACCAGTGCAGATTCTGTCACTGgtttgggactgcagcaaggaaCAAGATGGGAAGATCCCTGCTGCCCTAGAGTGCACACCTACGAAGTCTTTCTTGGGGACAGGAAACAAAGAGCACACTACTGTAGCATGCAAAAACAAGCTGACCAGTGCTGACTACAATTTAGAGGGGCAGAGGTGGGTCACTTCAGAGAGACTGGAAAGGGAGACCTCTGAAGAAGGGATGTGAGTGGGACAACGGATTGACAGGAGCTGGCCACTCGCCAAAAACAGTAATGAACATAACCCAAAGGTACAACTTACCTGCATTTCTGAGGCCGAACCAGGTGAGCCAGCTCTGCAAACCTCCACAGGGCAGCACGCAGACTTCGAGAGGCACCATTCTGCATGGGTTTAATAAGGGACATGTTACATGTAACAGTCACATGCATGAGTCACCAACAGGGCTATGTGTAAGCAAAGCATACCCTTTCAGTGTTACTTTCTGTGTTTACAGAAAAGGCCGATTAGATGTGTAAAACATTTGGTGACTGGTTCTAAGATTCTGAGGTTCAGTGGGCTTCAA comes from Sciurus carolinensis chromosome 10, mSciCar1.2, whole genome shotgun sequence and encodes:
- the LOC124994032 gene encoding LOW QUALITY PROTEIN: E3 ubiquitin-protein ligase RNF217-like (The sequence of the model RefSeq protein was modified relative to this genomic sequence to represent the inferred CDS: inserted 2 bases in 2 codons), translated to MWGGRPRAPEAVPGCARGRGRGAAGGARLPRHRSPEHGLPGGSLGRPSPAGGTRKQKRSRESSGAAAPAARRRRVGVLAAGWAAAARAAMGEEQGTVSSGGPQEARGRTRAPRATPSPRGRGGGDSAWTARLLSESSGGDCGRDSGCADTSALGPLRNHGAPEWRKSHALGQPAGLALTGPLNPQTLQLQLEQEEEAGDKKREGMNSRRRAPVEETEPRTLAXAPDGVVLDVLGQRCLPPAKRQVFCSVYCVESDLPEVPTTEQLSPXWAPQVPNPSNPPSSFPSPRLPLLADPLSPDIGSIELEFYLALEPFSLRGLLGAPPYSGLGRVGDAYAPLMVLMCPVCLEDKPIKPLPCCKKAVCEECLKA